One genomic segment of Caldimonas brevitalea includes these proteins:
- a CDS encoding serine/threonine protein kinase, producing MKHPERLGKYTVTSVLGEGAMGVVYKAFDPDIKRQVAIKTIRKQLIDDSPQAASVAARFRNEAQAAGRLHHPGIVAVYDYGEDRDRAFIAMEYVEGHSVAHYLGRKTKFPEQDILSIMVQLLDALEHAHDQGVWHRDIKPANLIITRHGKLKVADFGIARIDAVGLTQLNAVVGTPGYIAPEQYTGEPLDHRVDIWSAGVLLYQLLTGQMPFNGTPEALMYRILHEDPVRPSQHAGSTRPEYYDEVVAMALAKQPKQRYAGAPAFRDDLLARCSTPVSATVSEETVIMEVVRPESLLPSSGGPMGNSRGHLTPPISIGSAATAPTTAPPTHWNPATLQEVEATLARFVGPMAKVLVRRAARDCADLDTLRTKLAEHLQTEQERSTFFGQRLTSSGASAFRTTVSPQAPASAPAVVGGASRGAPLAALQLPPSAEFVERAQRLLAGQIGPIAKIIAKKAAAEATTRQQLIDRLVEQVEDGPARARLLDQLQRLP from the coding sequence ATGAAACACCCTGAGCGCCTCGGCAAATACACGGTCACCAGCGTCCTCGGCGAGGGCGCGATGGGTGTCGTGTACAAGGCGTTCGACCCCGACATCAAGCGGCAGGTCGCGATCAAGACCATCCGCAAGCAGCTGATCGACGACAGCCCGCAGGCCGCCTCGGTGGCCGCGCGTTTTCGCAACGAAGCGCAGGCGGCGGGCCGCTTGCACCACCCGGGCATCGTCGCGGTCTACGACTATGGCGAAGACCGCGACCGCGCCTTCATTGCGATGGAGTATGTCGAGGGCCACAGCGTGGCCCACTACCTCGGGCGCAAGACCAAGTTTCCCGAGCAGGACATACTCAGCATCATGGTGCAGCTGCTCGACGCACTCGAGCACGCGCACGACCAGGGCGTGTGGCACCGCGACATCAAGCCGGCCAACCTGATCATCACGCGCCACGGCAAGCTCAAGGTGGCCGATTTCGGCATCGCCCGCATCGACGCGGTGGGCTTGACGCAGCTGAATGCGGTGGTCGGCACCCCGGGCTACATCGCCCCCGAGCAGTACACCGGCGAACCGCTCGACCACCGCGTCGACATCTGGTCGGCCGGTGTGCTGCTGTATCAGCTGCTGACCGGTCAAATGCCGTTCAACGGCACGCCCGAAGCCTTGATGTACCGCATCCTGCACGAAGACCCGGTGCGGCCCTCGCAGCACGCCGGCTCGACGCGCCCGGAGTACTACGACGAGGTGGTCGCCATGGCGCTCGCGAAACAGCCGAAGCAGCGGTACGCCGGTGCCCCGGCGTTTCGCGACGACCTGCTGGCCCGTTGCAGCACCCCGGTCAGTGCCACGGTGTCGGAGGAGACGGTCATCATGGAGGTGGTGCGCCCGGAAAGTCTGCTGCCCTCGAGTGGTGGGCCAATGGGCAACAGCCGCGGCCACCTGACGCCGCCGATCTCGATCGGCTCGGCCGCGACCGCCCCGACCACCGCGCCGCCCACCCACTGGAACCCGGCCACCTTGCAGGAAGTCGAGGCAACACTGGCCCGCTTCGTCGGGCCCATGGCCAAGGTGCTGGTGCGCCGCGCCGCGCGCGACTGCGCCGACCTCGACACCTTGCGGACGAAGCTGGCCGAGCATCTGCAGACCGAGCAGGAGCGCAGCACGTTTTTCGGCCAGCGGCTGACCAGCAGCGGGGCGTCTGCGTTCCGGACCACCGTATCGCCACAGGCGCCGGCGTCGGCCCCCGCGGTCGTCGGCGGCGCCTCTCGGGGTGCGCCGTTGGCGGCGTTGCAACTGCCGCCCAGCGCCGAGTTCGTGGAGCGCGCCCAGCGGCTGCTGGCGGGCCAGATCGGGCCCATCGCGAAGATCATCGCCAAAAAAGCGGCAGCAGAAGCCACCACCCGGCAACAGCTGATCGACCGCCTGGTCGAACAGGTCGAAGATGGGCCGGCCCGGGCCCGCCTGCTGGATCAGCTGCAGCGTCTGCCCTGA
- a CDS encoding c-type heme family protein yields MKLLLKFNLVFVLVFVLGLGATGYVTRDLLQRNAQQEVLDHARLLIEKALAVRSYTSGQIGPLLETQMKYSFLPQSVPAYSATEVLATLHKKYPDYSYKEATLNPTNPRDRAVEWEVDIVNQFRNSPDTKEFVGQRDTPTGRSLYVARPIKITDPACLRCHSTVDAAPKPMVDRYGPANGFGWNFNEVIGAQVVSVPMTVPLQRADSAFKVFMGLLTAVFVLIGAALNVMLWKLVIQPVSRLSAIADRVSLGEMEAPEFNASSRDEIGTLAQSFSRMRKSLVQAMKMLDN; encoded by the coding sequence ATGAAACTGCTGCTCAAGTTCAATCTGGTTTTCGTGCTCGTGTTCGTGCTGGGGCTCGGCGCCACCGGCTATGTCACGCGCGACCTGCTGCAACGTAATGCCCAGCAAGAGGTGCTGGATCACGCCCGCTTGTTGATAGAAAAGGCGCTCGCGGTGCGCAGCTACACTTCGGGCCAGATCGGCCCGCTGCTCGAAACGCAGATGAAGTACAGCTTTTTGCCCCAGTCGGTGCCGGCCTACTCGGCCACCGAGGTGCTGGCGACGCTGCACAAGAAGTACCCCGATTACTCCTACAAGGAAGCGACGCTGAACCCGACCAACCCGCGCGACCGGGCGGTCGAGTGGGAGGTCGACATCGTCAACCAGTTCCGCAACTCCCCCGACACCAAGGAATTCGTCGGCCAGCGTGACACCCCCACTGGGCGCTCGCTCTACGTCGCGCGGCCGATCAAGATCACCGACCCGGCCTGCTTGCGCTGCCACAGCACCGTCGACGCGGCGCCCAAGCCCATGGTCGACCGTTACGGCCCGGCCAACGGCTTCGGCTGGAACTTCAACGAGGTGATCGGCGCACAAGTGGTGTCGGTGCCGATGACGGTGCCGCTGCAGCGCGCCGACAGTGCCTTCAAGGTCTTCATGGGTCTGCTGACGGCCGTGTTCGTGCTGATCGGCGCGGCGCTGAACGTGATGTTGTGGAAGCTGGTGATCCAGCCGGTGAGCCGTTTGTCGGCAATTGCCGATCGGGTCAGCCTGGGTGAGATGGAAGCACCGGAATTCAACGCCTCCAGCCGCGATGAAATCGGCACGCTGGCCCAGTCCTTCAGCCGCATGCGCAAGAGCCTGGTGCAGGCGATGAAGATGCTGGACAACTGA